From the genome of Symphalangus syndactylus isolate Jambi chromosome 5, NHGRI_mSymSyn1-v2.1_pri, whole genome shotgun sequence, one region includes:
- the H2AJ gene encoding histone H2A.J gives MSGRGKQGGKVRAKAKSRSSRAGLQFPVGRVHRLLRKGNYAERVGAGAPVYLAAVLEYLTAEILELAGNAARDNKKTRIIPRHLQLAIRNDEELNKLLGKVTIAQGGVLPNIQAVLLPKKTESQKAKSK, from the coding sequence ATGTCCGGTCGCGGAAAACAGGGCGGCAAAGTGCGAGCAAAGGCCAAATCCCGCTCCTCCCGCGCGGGCCTGCAGTTCCCGGTGGGCCGAGTGCACAGACTGCTGCGCAAAGGGAACTACGCGGAGCGGGTGGGCGCCGGGGCGCCGGTGTACCTGGCGGCAGTGCTGGAGTACCTGACGGCGGAGATCCTGGAGCTGGCTGGCAACGCCGCGCGTGACAACAAGAAGACCAGGATAATTCCCCGCCACCTGCAGCTCGCCATCCGCAACGACGAGGAGTTAAACAAGCTGCTGGGTAAAGTGACCATCGCTCAGGGCGGCGTCCTGCCCAACATCCAGGCCGTGCTGCTGCCCAAGAAGACGGAGAGTCAGAAGGCGAAGAGCAAATGA
- the H4C16 gene encoding histone H4 yields the protein MSGRGKGGKGLGKGGAKRHRKVLRDNIQGITKPAIRRLARRGGVKRISGLIYEETRGVLKVFLENVIRDAVTYTEHAKRKTVTAMDVVYALKRQGRTLYGFGG from the coding sequence ATGTCTGGGCGAGGTAAAGGTGGCAAGGGGCTGGGTAAGGGAGGCGCCAAGCGCCACCGGAAGGTGCTGCGGGATAATATTCAAGGCATTACAAAGCCTGCGATTCGCCGTCTCGCCCGACGTGGGGGCGTCAAGCGCATTTCTGGTCTCATCTACGAGGAGACCCGGGGAGTTCTCAAAGTCTTCCTGGAGAACGTGATCCGCGACGCGGTGACTTACACGGAGCACGCCAAGCGCAAGACCGTCACGGCCATGGATGTGGTGTACGCGCTGAAACGCCAGGGTCGCACTCTCTATGGTTTCGGCGGCTGA